A part of Anabas testudineus chromosome 9, fAnaTes1.2, whole genome shotgun sequence genomic DNA contains:
- the LOC113149973 gene encoding polyubiquitin-like, with translation MDLVITMLNGEGHPLRVQPEDTVGSLKKLIQDKFGAPSSTQKLVFVNGQKIDLSDDSQTIRSYGLQSGSRVSLLLTRPATIQVFVKNDRGRSSTYDIKPDETVNDFKTKVQCREGVQVSQQRLIFQGREMMEGRLSDYGVRELSSIDLNLRLRGG, from the coding sequence ATGGATCTTGTCATCACTATGCTGAACGGGGAAGGCCACCCACTGAGGGTGCAGCCAGAGGACACCGTGGGCTCTCTGAAAAAACTCATCCAGGATAAGTTTGGAGCACCTTCCTCCACTCAGAAGCTGGTCTTTGTGAACGGCCAGAAGATCGATCTGAGCGACGACTCCCAGACGATCCGGTCCTACGGACTACAGTCCGGGTCCAGagtctctctgctgctgaccCGACCGGCCACCATCCAAGTGTTCGTCAAAAACGACAGGGGAAGGTCGAGTACATACGATATTAAACCCGACGAGACTGTGAACGACTTCAAGACCAAGGTCCAGTGCAGGGAGGGGGTCCAGGTGAGCCAGCAGAGGCTCATTTTCCAGGGCCGGGAGATGATGGAGGGTCGGCTGTCGGACTACGGCGTCAGGGAGCTCAGCAGCATCGACTTGAACCTGCGTCTGAGAGGAGGCTGA
- the LOC113149975 gene encoding polyubiquitin-like: protein MDLVITMLNGEGHPLRVQPEDTVGSLKKLIQDKFGAPSSTQKLVFVNGQKIDLSDDSQTIRSYGLQSGSRVSLLLTRPATIQVFVKNDRGRSSTYDIKPDETVNDFKTKVQCREGVQVSQQRLIFQGREMMHGRLSDYGVRELSSIDLNLRLRGG, encoded by the coding sequence ATGGATCTTGTCATCACTATGCTGAACGGGGAAGGCCACCCACTGAGGGTGCAGCCAGAGGACACCGTGGGCTCTCTGAAAAAACTCATCCAGGATAAGTTTGGAGCACCTTCCTCCACTCAGAAGCTGGTCTTTGTGAACGGCCAGAAGATCGATCTGAGCGACGACTCCCAGACGATCCGGTCCTACGGACTACAGTCCGGGTCCAGagtctctctgctgctgaccCGACCGGCCACCATCCAAGTGTTCGTCAAAAACGACAGGGGAAGGTCGAGCACATACGATATTAAACCCGACGAGACTGTGAACGACTTCAAGACCAAGGTCCAGTGCAGGGAGGGGGTCCAGGTGAGCCAGCAGAGGCTCATTTTCCAGGGCCGGGAGATGATGCACGGTCGGCTGTCGGACTACGGCGTCAGGGAGCTCAGCAGCATCGACTTGAACCTGCGTCTGAGAGGAGGCTGA
- the LOC113149972 gene encoding polyubiquitin-like, with amino-acid sequence MDLVITMLNGDVHPLRVQPEDTVGSLKKLIQDKFGAPSSTQKLVFVNGQKIDLSDDSQTIRSYGLQSGSRVSLLLTRPATIQVFVKNDRGRSSTYDIKPDETVNDFKTKVQCREGVQVSQQRLIFQGREMMEGRLSDYGVRELSSIDLNLRLRGG; translated from the coding sequence ATGGATCTTGTCATCACTATGCTGAACGGGGACGTCCACCCACTGAGGGTGCAGCCAGAGGACACCGTGGGCTCTCTGAAAAAACTCATCCAGGATAAGTTTGGAGCACCTTCCTCCACTCAGAAGCTGGTCTTTGTGAACGGCCAGAAGATCGATCTGAGCGACGACTCCCAGACGATCCGGTCCTACGGACTACAGTCCGGGTCCAGagtctctctgctgctgaccCGACCGGCCACCATCCAAGTGTTCGTCAAAAACGACAGGGGAAGGTCGAGCACATACGATATTAAACCCGACGAGACTGTGAACGACTTCAAGACCAAGGTCCAGTGCAGGGAGGGGGTCCAGGTGAGCCAGCAGAGGCTCATTTTCCAGGGCCGGGAGATGATGGAGGGTCGGCTGTCGGACTACGGCGTCAGGGAGCTCAGCAGCATCGACTTGAACCTGCGTCTGAGAGGAGGCTGA
- the pxmp2 gene encoding peroxisomal membrane protein 2 encodes MPVQSVSVRDAPIHFGLLQQYLLLLKKYPILTKSITSGILSAVGNLLSQILEARKKTKNGARINEIDMAGAIRYATYGLLITGPVSHYFYQLMEVWMPTTDPYCIVKRLLLDRLIFAPGFLLLFYFVMNILEAKGWEHFEKKMKQSYWTALKMNWKVWTPFQFINVNFVPVQFRVLFANVIALFWYAYLASVRK; translated from the exons ATGCCTGTGCAGAGTGTGTCAGTTCGGGATGCGCCCATACATTTCGGTTTACTACAGCAATATCTGCTGCTTCTGAAGAAATACCCCATCCTTACTAAATCTATAACGAG TGGCATCCTCTCAGCTGTAGGAAATCTTCTGTCTCAGATTTTGGAGGCAAGAAAAAAGACCAAAAATGGAGCCCGGATCAATGAGATCGACATGGCCGGAGCGATACGTTATGCCACTTATGG GTTGTTAATTACTGGACCGGTGAGCCATTACTTTTACCAGCTGATGGAGGTCTGGATGCCCACCACAGATCCATACTGTATAGTGAAACGTCTGCTGTTGGATCGGCTCATTTTTGCCCCTGgctttctgcttcttttctacTTTGTTATGAACATCTTGGAG GCTAAAGGGTGGGAACACTTTGAAAAGAAGATGAAACAAAGTTACTGGACTGCTCTGAAGATGAATTGGAAAGTTTGGACTCCCTTCCAGTTCATCAATGTGAACTTTGTGCCTGTTCAG TTCCGAGTGCTGTTTGCCAACGTGATCGCCCTGTTTTGGTATGCCTACCTTGCATCTGTGAGGAAATGA
- the unga gene encoding uracil DNA glycosylase a isoform X2: MIGQKTIHSFFSPVSKKRISKELNESEEEAQHTKRVKPSAVESEPSSPPSCPLSPEQLDRIARNKKAALERLSSAQTPPGFGESWRKGLSAEFGKPYFKQLTSFVSDERKRHTVYPPAEDVFTWTQMCDIRDVKVVILGQDPYHGPNQAHGLCFSVKRPVPPPPSLENMYKELVSDIEGFQHPRHGDLTGWAKQGVLLLNAVLTVRAHHANSHKDKGWEIFTDAVVQWLSNNLEGLVFMLWGSYAQKKGAAINRKRHHVLQAVHPSPLSAHRGFFGCKHFSKANELLEKSGKSPINWKAL, from the exons ATGATTGGACAGAAAactattcattcatttttttcgCCTGTCTCGAAAAAGCGCATTTCTAAGGAGTTAAATGAGTCCGAGGAGGAGGCGCAGCACACG AAAAGGGTGAAGCCCTCGGCGGTGGAGTCTGAGCCGTCCAGCCCGCCTTCATGCCCCCTGTCCCCGGAGCAGCTGGACAGGATCGCCCGCAACAAGAAAGCTGCGTTGGAGAGACTCTCTTCCGCTCAGACACCTCCAGGGTTTGGAGAGAGCTGGAGAAAGGGGCTGTCTGCTGAGTTCGGAAAGCCCTATTTCAAACAA cTGACGAGTTTTGTTTCTGATGAGAGGAAGCGCCACACTGTGTACCCACCAGCTGAGGATGTCTTTACCTGGACACAGATGTGTGACATCCGAGAT GTCAAAGTGGTGATCCTAGGCCAGGATCCGTATCATGGTCCTAACCAAGCCCACGGACTGTGCTTTAGTGTTAAAAGACCAGTGCCTCCTCCACCCAG tttGGAAAACATGTACAAGGAACTGGTCTCGGACATTGAAGGCTTTCAGCACCCTCGGCATGGAGATTTGACTGGATGGGCCAAACAAG GCGTGTTGTTACTCAACGCTGTGTTGACCGTGCGAGCACACCATGCCAACTCCCACAAAGACAAAGGCTGGGAGATCTTCACTGATGCTGTTGTGCAGTGGCTCAGCAACAACCTGGAAGGCCTCGTCTTCATGCTGTGGGGGTCATACGCTCAGAAGAAAGGAGCTGCTATTAACAGG AAACGCCACCATGTCCTGCAGGCTGTGCATCCATCTCCTTTATCTGCCCATCGCGGATTCTTTGGTTGCAAGCATTTCTCAAAAGCCAATGAGCTGCTGGAGAAATCTGGAAAGTCTCCCATAAACTGGAAGGCACTTTAA
- the unga gene encoding uracil DNA glycosylase a isoform X1, producing the protein MFTLHCRRFLELASPPSARFSPGLCFSQYTKIVQKRVKPSAVESEPSSPPSCPLSPEQLDRIARNKKAALERLSSAQTPPGFGESWRKGLSAEFGKPYFKQLTSFVSDERKRHTVYPPAEDVFTWTQMCDIRDVKVVILGQDPYHGPNQAHGLCFSVKRPVPPPPSLENMYKELVSDIEGFQHPRHGDLTGWAKQGVLLLNAVLTVRAHHANSHKDKGWEIFTDAVVQWLSNNLEGLVFMLWGSYAQKKGAAINRKRHHVLQAVHPSPLSAHRGFFGCKHFSKANELLEKSGKSPINWKAL; encoded by the exons ATGTTTACACTCCACTGTCGACGGTTTCTGGAGCTCGCTTCGCCTCCATCTGCACGCTTCTCAccaggtctgtgtttttctcaatACACTAAAATTGTGCAGAAAAGGGTGAAGCCCTCGGCGGTGGAGTCTGAGCCGTCCAGCCCGCCTTCATGCCCCCTGTCCCCGGAGCAGCTGGACAGGATCGCCCGCAACAAGAAAGCTGCGTTGGAGAGACTCTCTTCCGCTCAGACACCTCCAGGGTTTGGAGAGAGCTGGAGAAAGGGGCTGTCTGCTGAGTTCGGAAAGCCCTATTTCAAACAA cTGACGAGTTTTGTTTCTGATGAGAGGAAGCGCCACACTGTGTACCCACCAGCTGAGGATGTCTTTACCTGGACACAGATGTGTGACATCCGAGAT GTCAAAGTGGTGATCCTAGGCCAGGATCCGTATCATGGTCCTAACCAAGCCCACGGACTGTGCTTTAGTGTTAAAAGACCAGTGCCTCCTCCACCCAG tttGGAAAACATGTACAAGGAACTGGTCTCGGACATTGAAGGCTTTCAGCACCCTCGGCATGGAGATTTGACTGGATGGGCCAAACAAG GCGTGTTGTTACTCAACGCTGTGTTGACCGTGCGAGCACACCATGCCAACTCCCACAAAGACAAAGGCTGGGAGATCTTCACTGATGCTGTTGTGCAGTGGCTCAGCAACAACCTGGAAGGCCTCGTCTTCATGCTGTGGGGGTCATACGCTCAGAAGAAAGGAGCTGCTATTAACAGG AAACGCCACCATGTCCTGCAGGCTGTGCATCCATCTCCTTTATCTGCCCATCGCGGATTCTTTGGTTGCAAGCATTTCTCAAAAGCCAATGAGCTGCTGGAGAAATCTGGAAAGTCTCCCATAAACTGGAAGGCACTTTAA
- the alkbh2 gene encoding DNA oxidative demethylase ALKBH2, giving the protein MENFVNQSPSKRLCISDVLTSPRKKIKVEYGEEMTEEEDEDAVLAEFSHPVPWQKIEAEGLDLDYALLFSKEEADHLFKKLEEEVMYSTGEEAKVQVFGKVYNIPRRQATYGDAGLSYTYSGMKHLACTWTPTLEYIRDAVTKTTGHTFNFVLVNRYKDGQDHIGEHRDDEKELDPLCPIASVSLGAARDFVCRHRDARGKQSCRQIEPVKLKLAHGSLLLMNQPTNTFWYHSLPVRKKVLLPRINLTFRRILLNK; this is encoded by the exons ATGGAAAATTTTGTGAATCAGAGTCCCAGTAAACGCTTGTGTATCAGTGATGTCCTAACAAGTCCAAGGAAGAAGATTAAGGTGGAATATGGTGAGGAGATGacggaagaggaagatgaggatgCAGTTTTAGCAGAGTTCTCTCATCCTGTTCCCTGGCAAAAAATAGAGGCAGAAGGACTAGATCTTGATTATGCTTTACTCTTCTCTAAAGAGGAAGCAGACcacctttttaaaaagctggaaGAGGAAGTGATGTACTCAACAG GGGAAGAAGCAAAGGTCCAGGTGTTTGGAAAGGTGTACAATATACCAAGAAGGCAGGCAACATATGGAGATGCTGGTCTAAGTTATACTTATTCTGGGATGAAACATTTAGCCTGCACATGGACTCCAACTTTGGAATACATTCGGGATGctgtcacaaaaacaacaggacaCACATTTAACTTTGTCTTAGTCAACAG GTACAAAGACGGGCAGGATCACATAGGCGAGCATCGTGATGACGAGAAGGAGCTGGACCCCCTCTGTCCCATCGCCTCTGTCTCTCTAGGAGCAGCACGAGACTTTGTCTGCAGGCACAGAGATGCTCGGGGAAAACAGAGCTGCCGACAGATTGAACCTGTGAAGCTGAAGCTTGCTCATGGAAGCCTGCTCCTTATGAACCAGCCAACCAACACCTTCTGGTACCACAGCCTTCCTGTGCGCAAGAAGGTCCTCTTGCCTCGAATAAACCTCACTTTCAGACGCATCCTATTGAACAAGTGA
- the usp30 gene encoding ubiquitin carboxyl-terminal hydrolase 30 isoform X1, with protein MLWCRPESSDKLVGEYLGTGPVVRNKMIKNWSVIGGIAAAIAAGVYVLWGPITERKKKKRGMVPGLLNLGNTCFLNSLLQGLAACPSFIRWLENFSGSPMIQSCKDNRLSTTLLQLLKALSSDEPGEEDVLDAGCLLDVLRLYRWHISSFEEQDAHELFHVLTSSLEDERDRQPKVTHLFDMQSLESLPDQDEKTMSCRSRAPLHPIPSPWKSQHPFHGRLTSNMSCKRCEQQSPVRYDSFESLSLSIPLLQWGRPISLDQCLQHFISSETIKEVECENCTKLQQGTKINGQVLESQRTTFVKQLKLGKLPQCLCIHLQRLTWSSEGTPIKRQEHVQFTEYLSMDRYKHNASTQRSQHIKCALKPIKTENLSDAVEKATTNGTDLEHHNNNKPFPNGTCSSVFLHTPGMNSQLGLTHDYSSTEYLFQLVAVLVHHGDMHSGHFVTYRRSPSSPRSSSPFSSQWLWVSDDSVRKASLHEVLSSSAYMLFYERVRKQNPALCSEE; from the exons ATGTTGTGGTGCAGACCAGAAAGCTCTGATAAGCTTGTTGGCGAGTACCTTGGCACTGGACCCGTAGTTAG aaacAAGATGATAAAAAACTGGAGTGTCATCGGTGGGATAGCTGCTGCGATTGCAGCTGGAGTATATGTTTTGTGGGGCCCaattacagaaagaaagaagaaaaagagag GTATGGTGCCAGGTCTGTTAAACCTAGGCAACACCTGCTTCCTGAATTCTTTGCTTCAGGGTTTGGCAGCATGTCCGTCATTCATTAGGTGGCTGGAGAACTTTTCAGGATCCCCTATGATCCAATCATGCAAAGACAACCGGCTGTCCACAACACTGCTTCAGCTTCTCAAAG CTCTGTCCAGTGATGAGCCTGGGGAAGAAGACGTACTCGATGCAGGATGTCTCCTTGATGTGCTCAGACTGTATCGGTGGCACATTAGTTCATTTGAAGAGCAG GATGCACATGAACTTTTTCATGTCCTTACATCCTCACTGGAGGACGAACGTGATCGTCAACCTAAAGTCACTCACTTATTTGACATGCAGTCCCTGGAG AGCCTACCTGATCAAGATGAGAAAACTATGAGCTGCAGAAGTCGAG cCCCTCTTCATCCAATACCAAGTCCTTGGAAGTCTCAGCATCCTTTTCATGGCCGTTTAACAAGCAACATGTCTTGCAAGCGCTGTGAACAACAG AGTCCAGTGCGGTATGACTCATTTGAgagcctctctctgtctatccCATTACTTCAGTGG GGTCGACCTATCTCTCTAGATCAGTGTCTTCAGCATTTCATTTCCTCAGAAACCATCAAAGAAGTGGAGTGTGAAAACTGCACCAAG CTTCAACAAGGGACCAAAATAAACGGACAGGTTCTGGAAAGCCAGAGAACCACTTTTGTGAAACAACTAAAACTGGGAAAG CTCCCTCAGTGCCTCTGCATCCATTTACAAAGATTAACATGGTCGAGTGAAGGAACTCCGATCAAAAGACAAGAGCATGTGCAGTTCACAGAGTATCTATCAATGGACCGCTACAAACACAATGCTTCCACACAGAGGAGCCAGCACATCAAATGTGCTCTGAAGCCCATAAAGACGGAAAATTTAAGCGATGCTGTGGAAAAAGCCACTACCAATGGCACTG attTAGAGcatcataacaacaacaaaccttttCCCAATGGAACCTGCTCATCTGTGTTTCTTCACACTCCAGGAATGAACTCACAGCTCGGCCTCACACATGACTACAG CTCTACAGAGTACCTTTTCCAGCTCGTGGCTGTGCTGGTTCACCATGGTGACATGCACTCAGGACATTTTGTCACGTACCGCCGCAGCCCTAGCTCACCTCGCAGCTCATCACCCTTCAGCTCACAGTGGCTATGGGTGTCAGACGACTCTGTACGAAAAGCAAGCTTGCACGAGGTGCTGTCTTCCAGCGCTTACATGCTCTTCTACGAGAGAGTCCGAAAACAGAACCCTGCTCTGTGCTCTGAGGAGTGA
- the usp30 gene encoding ubiquitin carboxyl-terminal hydrolase 30 isoform X2: MIKNWSVIGGIAAAIAAGVYVLWGPITERKKKKRGMVPGLLNLGNTCFLNSLLQGLAACPSFIRWLENFSGSPMIQSCKDNRLSTTLLQLLKALSSDEPGEEDVLDAGCLLDVLRLYRWHISSFEEQDAHELFHVLTSSLEDERDRQPKVTHLFDMQSLESLPDQDEKTMSCRSRAPLHPIPSPWKSQHPFHGRLTSNMSCKRCEQQSPVRYDSFESLSLSIPLLQWGRPISLDQCLQHFISSETIKEVECENCTKLQQGTKINGQVLESQRTTFVKQLKLGKLPQCLCIHLQRLTWSSEGTPIKRQEHVQFTEYLSMDRYKHNASTQRSQHIKCALKPIKTENLSDAVEKATTNGTDLEHHNNNKPFPNGTCSSVFLHTPGMNSQLGLTHDYSSTEYLFQLVAVLVHHGDMHSGHFVTYRRSPSSPRSSSPFSSQWLWVSDDSVRKASLHEVLSSSAYMLFYERVRKQNPALCSEE, encoded by the exons ATGATAAAAAACTGGAGTGTCATCGGTGGGATAGCTGCTGCGATTGCAGCTGGAGTATATGTTTTGTGGGGCCCaattacagaaagaaagaagaaaaagagag GTATGGTGCCAGGTCTGTTAAACCTAGGCAACACCTGCTTCCTGAATTCTTTGCTTCAGGGTTTGGCAGCATGTCCGTCATTCATTAGGTGGCTGGAGAACTTTTCAGGATCCCCTATGATCCAATCATGCAAAGACAACCGGCTGTCCACAACACTGCTTCAGCTTCTCAAAG CTCTGTCCAGTGATGAGCCTGGGGAAGAAGACGTACTCGATGCAGGATGTCTCCTTGATGTGCTCAGACTGTATCGGTGGCACATTAGTTCATTTGAAGAGCAG GATGCACATGAACTTTTTCATGTCCTTACATCCTCACTGGAGGACGAACGTGATCGTCAACCTAAAGTCACTCACTTATTTGACATGCAGTCCCTGGAG AGCCTACCTGATCAAGATGAGAAAACTATGAGCTGCAGAAGTCGAG cCCCTCTTCATCCAATACCAAGTCCTTGGAAGTCTCAGCATCCTTTTCATGGCCGTTTAACAAGCAACATGTCTTGCAAGCGCTGTGAACAACAG AGTCCAGTGCGGTATGACTCATTTGAgagcctctctctgtctatccCATTACTTCAGTGG GGTCGACCTATCTCTCTAGATCAGTGTCTTCAGCATTTCATTTCCTCAGAAACCATCAAAGAAGTGGAGTGTGAAAACTGCACCAAG CTTCAACAAGGGACCAAAATAAACGGACAGGTTCTGGAAAGCCAGAGAACCACTTTTGTGAAACAACTAAAACTGGGAAAG CTCCCTCAGTGCCTCTGCATCCATTTACAAAGATTAACATGGTCGAGTGAAGGAACTCCGATCAAAAGACAAGAGCATGTGCAGTTCACAGAGTATCTATCAATGGACCGCTACAAACACAATGCTTCCACACAGAGGAGCCAGCACATCAAATGTGCTCTGAAGCCCATAAAGACGGAAAATTTAAGCGATGCTGTGGAAAAAGCCACTACCAATGGCACTG attTAGAGcatcataacaacaacaaaccttttCCCAATGGAACCTGCTCATCTGTGTTTCTTCACACTCCAGGAATGAACTCACAGCTCGGCCTCACACATGACTACAG CTCTACAGAGTACCTTTTCCAGCTCGTGGCTGTGCTGGTTCACCATGGTGACATGCACTCAGGACATTTTGTCACGTACCGCCGCAGCCCTAGCTCACCTCGCAGCTCATCACCCTTCAGCTCACAGTGGCTATGGGTGTCAGACGACTCTGTACGAAAAGCAAGCTTGCACGAGGTGCTGTCTTCCAGCGCTTACATGCTCTTCTACGAGAGAGTCCGAAAACAGAACCCTGCTCTGTGCTCTGAGGAGTGA